The region GGCGACCGACCTCGAGCGTCGCGGCCCGCGCGACCGTCCGCCCGTGCCGGCGGCCCCCGAGGTTCCCGGGGCCTACCGCTTCGTCTCGGCGCCCGACTTCCTCAACCAGGACGTCGCCGACCTCACCGCCGACGGGCGGAAGTCCTACATCGTGGAGAAGACCGGGCAGGTGGCCAACTCCACCAACCCGGAGTACGACGCCGCCCTCGACCACGTGATCGGCGAGATGGCCTCGCACGGCACCGACGACGTGCTCGTGGCGGGCGACCTCGTCGAGGGCCGGTGGGGTCGCGACGACGCGAGGACCGGGGTGTTCGGGCCGGTGCGGACGCAGGCCCAGCGCATGCGGGCGTGGCGCCGGGCGGCGGAGGTCTACTACCCGGCCTACCGCCAGCGGTTCCGCGACCACGGCCTGTCGACGTACACCGCCGTGGGCGACCACGAGATCGGCGACGACTCGTGGTCCAGCCGCCGGCGCGACCCGTGGATCGACTTCAAGCGCCGCCACGTCCCCCAGTTCAAGAAGATCTACGCCGAGCAGATGCTGACCCGCGCCGACGGGAAGCGCCGCTTCACCGACCGGCCCCGGCGCGGACCCGCGCAGGACACGGCGTACGCCGTCCGCCTCGACGCCCACGTCCTCCTGGTGACCATCGACGTCTTCCAGCGTCGCGGGGGAGACGTGCACGTCTCGGTCGACCCGGCCCAGCTCAGGTGGTTCAAGGGCGTGCTGCGCAGGGCGAAGCAGGACGGCGTGCCGTGGGTGATGGTGCAGGGCCACACGCCGATGACGGGCAAGGTCCGCACCCGCAACTCCAGCCACCTCGTCTACGAGAAGGGCACCCGCTCCGACCTGTGGAAGGCGATGGTCGAGGGCGGCGTCGACGTCTACCTGAGCGGTGAGGTCCACGACCAGACCGTCCACCAGCGCGACGGGATCCTCGAGGTCTCGCACGGCTCGCTGTTCTACCGCGGGGAGGCGTCCTACGTCGTGGGGCAGGCGAGCGCCGACCGGCTGGTCCTGGAGAACCACCAGTTCCGCGGCGAGGTCGGTTTCGAGGACCGGCTCTGGACCACCTCGCGAGAGGGCGCGCCCGGCCACATCAGCTACCCCTACCCCTCGATCGTCACCGGGACGCTCGAGGCGAGCCGCACGCCGTCCGGCGGCCTCCGGATCGACGAGGCCGACGGGATCCTCACCCCCGGCCTGTGACGACCACCGCTCGGTCACGGTTCGGGTGGGCAGACCCGCTCGCCGTACCCTTGTGGGGTGAGTGCCATCCCCACCCTCGAGCAGCTGCACGCCCTCGACCCGAAGCAGCAGCCGACCTACCCCGACGCGGGGGCGGTCGACACCGCTGTGGCTCGTCTCAGGACTGCGCCGCCGCTCGTCTTCGCGGGCGAGTGCGACGACCTCACCGAGAAGATCGCGGCGGTCAGCCGCGGCGAGGCGTTCCTGCTCCAGGGCGGTGACTGTGCCGAGACCTTCGCCGGCGTCACCGCCGACAACGTCCGCAACAAGCTGCGCGTCCTGCTGCAGATGGCGGTCGTCCTGACGTACGCCGCCTCGGTGCCGGTGGTGAAGCTCGGCCGCCTCGCCGGCCAGTACGCCAAGCCCCGCAGCTCCGACATGGAGACCCGCGACGGCGTGACCCTCCCGGCCTACCGCGGCGACGCCGTCAACGGCTACGACTTCACCCCCGAGGCACGCATCCCCGACCCGCAGCGGCTGGTCGAGGTCTACAACAACTCGGCGGCGACGCTCAACCTGGTCCGCGCGTTCGTCACCGGCGGCTACGCCGACCTGCGCCAGGTCCACACATGGAACACCGACTTCGTGCAGAACTCGCCCTTCGGCCAGCGCTACGAGGCGGTGGCCGACGAGATCGAGCGCGCACTGACCTTCATGCAGGCGATCGGCGCCGACCCCGACGAGTTCCACCGCGTCGACTTCCACTCCAGCCACGAGGCGCTGCTGCTGGAGTACGAGCAGTCCCTCACGCGCATCGACTCGCGCACGGACGCTCCCTACAACGTCTCGGCGCACTTCGTGTGGATCGGCGAGCGCACCCGTCAGCTCGACGGCGCCCACGTCGAGCTGCTGTCGAGGATCAGGAACCCGATCGGCATCAAGCTCGGCCCGACGACCACGCCGGACGACGCCCTGGCCTACGCCGCGCGCCTGAACCCCGACAACACCCCGGGCCGGCTCACCTTCATCACCCGCTTCGGCGCGGGCAAGATCCGCGACGGCCTGCCGGCCCTCGTGGAGAAGGTCACGGCCGAGGGGCTCAACGTGGCGTGGGTCTGCGACCCGATGCACGGCAACACCTTCGAGGCGTCCTCGGGCTACAAGACCCGCCGCTTCGACGACGTCATCGACGAGGTCCAGGGCTTCTTCGACGTGCACCGCAGCCTCGGCACCTGGCCCGGAGGCGTCCACGTCGAGCTGACCGGTGACGACGTCACCGAGTGCGTCGGCGGCGGCGAGGAGATCGACGAGGCCGGCCTGGCCAACCGCTACGAGTCCGTCTGCGACCCCCGCCTCAACCGGGTCCAGTCCCTCGAGCTCTCCTTCCTCGTCGCCGAGATGCTGCGGAAGGCCTGAGGCAGCGACCGCGAGCGTGCGAGCGGGCGCGTGGCCGAAGGGGCTGAGCAAGCCCCGACCGGGTGAGCTCGCGAACCCGGCCGACGGGCGTGTCGAAGCACGGCTGCCGAAGGCACACCGCCCGTCCGTAGGTCGACGGCCACTGGTTGGATGGTCGGGTGATCGACCTGCGCTCCGACACCCTCACCCGGCCGACCGACGCGATGCGCGAGGCGATGGCCCGTGCGGAGGTCGGTGACGACGTCTACGGCGAGGACCCGACGGTCAACGCGCTGCAGGAGCGGGTGGCCGCGATGTTCGGCCACGAGGCGGCCCTCTTCACCCCGACGGGCTCGATGGCCAACGTCCTGGCCGTCGCCTCGCTCGTCGCACCCGGGCAGGAGGTGCTCTGCGAGTCCTCGGCCCACATCGCGCGCGCCGAGCTCGGCGCGCACGGAGCGATCTCGGGTCTCACCATGCGCACCTGGACCCACGCCCGGGGACAGGTCGACCTGCCGGCCATCGAGTCGATGTTCGCCCCCGACATGGGGATGTACTTCGTGCGCACCGCCGCGGTCTCCGTCGAGAACACCGGCAACTTCGCCGGCGGCGCGATCCTGCCGATCGAGGACCTGCGCGCCCTCCGTGCCTGGGCCGACTCGGTGGGCACCAAGGTCCACGTCGACGGTGCCCGGCTGTGGAACGCCCACGTCGCGACCGGTACCCCGCTCGCGGACTACGGCCGGATCGCCGACGTCCTCGCGGTCTGCCTCTCCAAGGGCCTCGGCGCGCCCGTCGGCTCCCTGATGGTCGGCTCCGCCGACGCGATCGGGGAGGCCAAGGTGCGGCGCAAGCGGATGGGCGGCGGGATGCGCCAGGTCGGCGTGCTCGCGGCGGCAGCGGCGTACGCCCTCGACCACCACGTCGAGCGGCTCGCCGACGACCACGCCCACGCGCGGCTGCTCGGGGAGGCCCTCGGCCTCGACCCGGGCGACGTCGACACCAACATCGTCGTCGTCGAGCGGCCGGACGCCGCGGCGTTCGTCGCGCAGGCGGCCGACGAGGGGGTGCGGATCTCGGCGGTGGGTCCGCGCGCGGTCCGGCTCGTCACCCACCTCGACGTCAGCCGGGCCGACGCCGAGCAGGCGGCGGCGGTGCTCAGTCGGCTGAGCGCCCGATGACCGAGACCTCGCTGATCGCGGTGTAGTCGCGCCCGAGGTTGCCGGTACCGGGCGGCGTCACCGAGTCCAAGGTGATCGTCACGGTCCTCGTCTCGACCGGCGGCACCTTGAGCATCTGCAGGCCGGGTCGCTCGGCGAAGGTCTGGGCGAGGGTGCTGCCGTCGTCGAAGGTCCAGGTGACCGCGAGGATCCGGCGGTTGTTGGGGTACCAGTCGACGCCCTCGACCTGCTTGGAGTAGCCGTTGACCAGGCCGACCCGGTAGACGACGCCGGGCTCGGTGAGCGCGACCGTGATGGTCTCGCCGGTGGCGTCGCCCTCGGTGCGCCACGCGGTGCTCGGGTTGCCGTCGCCCATCTGGGACGCGTCGTAGGCGACCGTCGTGCCGTCGAAGTCCTGGGTCGGCGGCGCGGTGTCCGGCACGACGAAGGTCGCCCCGGTGGCCAGCTGGATCCGCGGGCCGGTGCCGGTGGGTCCCTCGTTCGATGCCGGGGCCGTCTCCTCGGAGCCGGGGTCGGGCTCCGAGGTGCCCGAGGGGTCGACCGAGGCCGAGTCCGTGCTGCCGGGGTCGGCCGCGACGTCCTCGTCGTCGGTGGCGAAGACCTGCAGGAGCACGAGCACGAGGCCCACGAGCAGGGCGGCACCCGCGACCCACGCGATCCAGGCGCGCCCGTGCACGGGGTAGTCGGGTTCGAGGCCGTCGACCTCCTCGTAGGGCAGCAGCTCCTCGTCCGGGTCCCAGGCCGTACGACGACCGGGCGGGCGCTCGCGCGTGGCCCTCTCCGGGCGCGCGGGCCGCTTCGGGCGCCCGGGCAGCTTCGGCAGCGACGGCCTCCGCGTCGGGGTGGCGGGGGTCGTGGCTGCCGGGGGCGTGACGGGTGCGGCGACGGGGTCGGCTGCTTGCGCGGGCGGCGCGACCGGCCGTGCCGGCATCGGCCGCACGGGCGGGGGCACGGGCGGGGGCACGGGCGCGGGAGTCGGTGCCGGCTCGGCTGTCGGCCGGGGGCTGGGCTCGGGCGTGGGCTCGGGCGTGGGCTCGGGCCTGGGTTCGGGCGCGGGTTCGGGCGGGGGCGTCGGGGCCGGGGCGCCGACGGGGTGTCCGCAGTTGAGGCAGAACCGACCCACGCCGAGCTCGGCTCCGCACGCCACGCACCTGTCCACAGCCACACGATAAGGGGCGTCGCCGACGACGCGTGGACGTCCCGGCACGAGGAGTCCGCCGGGCGGGGCCTCAGACGGCGATGTGCGGGACCTCGCCCTCGACCACGCGGCGCGGTGCGAGCTCGACGGTGAGCATGGCGACGAGCACCATCGCGCCGCCGACCAGCAGCCGCGCGGTGAGGTTCTCACCGCCCAGCCAGACCGCGAAGAACGAGGCGAAGACCGGCTCCATGCTCATGATGATCGCGCTGCGCGTCGGTGGCAGGTGGGCCTGGGCCCAGGTCTGGCCGAGCAGGCCCAGCGCACCGACGATCACGGCCATGTAGAGCACCGACACCCAGTCGGAGGTCCGGTCGGGGAGCACGATCCCGTCGGGCGCGGTGGCCGTCGTGCAGACCACCGCGATGACGATCACCTGCAGCGTCGTCATGCCGATCGCGTCCTGCGCGCTCGACCAGGCGCCGAGACCCACGATGTGGAGGGCGTAGAGCACCGCCGAGGCCAGCGTGATCAGCTCGCCGTAGCCGATGCTGAGGCCGTTGAGCGCGAGGACCCCGAGGCCGACCGTCGCGAGCGCCACGGCCGCCCACGTGACCGGCGGGATCGCGGTGCGCAGGATCATCGCGGCCAGCAGCGGCGTGCAGACGACGTACAGCCCGGTCACGAAGCCGCTGATGCTGGCCGGCGTGTGCGCGAGGCCGGCGGTCTGGAGGATCTGCGCGACGCCGTAGAGCAGGCCGAGGACGGCCGCGTGGCGGCGGACGGCGGGGGACAGGCGCCCGATCGCCCTCGGTGCGACGACCAGCAGCGCGAGCGAGGCGATGGCGAACCGGACGGCGAGGAAGTCGAGCGTCGGGACCCGGTCCAGCATGTCCTTGATCAGGAAGAACGTGCTGCCCCAGCAGGCCGCCAGCGCGAGGAGCGCCAGGGCCGCGAGCAGGGTCGTACGTCGGGTCTGCTCGGGTGTCACGGAGGAACGCTACGGCGTCAGATGAGGAACAGCGTGATCGTCGAGCCCTTGGGCACCTCGTCGCCCTGCGAGGGGTCGGAGCTGAACACGAAGCCGAGGCCGAGATAGTTGTCGGCCTGCTCCGTCTCGACCACGAAGCCGAGGCCCTCGAGCAGCTCGGTCGCGGCCTCGACGCCCATCGCGCGCACCCGCGGCACCTCGACCAGCTCCGGGCCGAGCGAGACGACGAACGAGACGGTGTCGCCCTTGTAGAGGGTGCCGGTGGCGGGGTCCTGGGAGATGACGTCGCCCTCCGCGACGGTGTCGCTGTACTGCTCGTCGGTGACCGTCACCTGGAGCTTGCGGCCCTCGAGCGCGGCCTTCGCGGCGTCGTACGACTTGCCGGTCCAGTCCTTGATCGTGAGCGGCTTGCGCCCGCGGCTCAGCACGAGGTCGACGAGGGCACCGGGCTTGAGCGTGGTGCCGGTCTTCGGCGAGGTGCGGATGACCTGCCCCTCGGGCACGGTCTCGCTCCACCGGCCGACGCTCTTGCCGAAGGCGAGGTTGGTCGCGGCGAGCGCGTCCTGGGCCTGGTCCTCGGTGCGGCCCGCGAGGTCGGGCACGTCGTAGCGCTCCGGCCCGAGGGACAGCACGAGGGTGACCGTGCCGCCGCTGAGCACCTTGCCACCGGGACCCGGGTCGGTCGAGATGACCAGGCCGGGGTCGACGTTCTCGGAGTAGGCGGGGTCGCCGATCGCGACGTCGAGGCCGGCGTCCTCGAGCTTCGAGGTGGCCGCCGCCTCGTCCAGGGTCAGCACGCCCGGCGTCGTCGTGTAGCGCGCCCAGCCGAACCAGTAGGCACCGCCCGCCACGCCGGCCAGGAGCAGCACGGTGAGCAGCAGGACGAGCGGACCCCTGACCGAGCGGCGGCGCGCCGTCGTGGCCACGGGCGCGACCTTGCTGGGGGACTTCGCAGGGGAGGTGCCGGGGGTACGTCCCGGGGCGGGCGCCACCGGCACGGCGGAGGTGGGTGCCTCCGCGCGCGGCCCGTCCGCAGGCGTCGTCCGCATCGGCTCGGTGACCGGGCCGCCGACGGGCTCCACCGGCGCCGGGGCCGACGGGTGGACCGGGTGCCGCTCGAGCGCGGTCGTGCGGTCGGGGCTGCCGTCGTCGACGAGGCCCGAGTCGCGCGGGTCGACCTCGGTGAGCAGCGCCAGCGCGCTCGCGTCGAAGGGCTCGGGCGTGGTGTCGTTGCCGGGGTCGTCGTACTCCGAGCGGGTCTCGGGCACCGGTCGCGGGCGCAGGTCCGCGGCGAGCTCGGGGTCGGAGCCCAGCCCCTCGCGCAGGGCCTGCTCGACGCGGTGCAGGTGGTGGAGCAGCACGGTGGCGTCGGCCGGCCGCTGGTCGCGGTCGCGCGACGTCGCGCGCGCGACGAGGGCGTCGACGTAGTCGGGGATGCCGGGCTGGAGCAGCGAGGGGAGGGGCACGTCGTGGTGCACGTGGCGGTAGGCGACCTGGATCGGCGACTCGCCCTCGTGCGGCTTCCGGCCGGTCAGCAGCTCGTAGAGCACGACGCCGCTGGCGTAGACGTCGGCGCGGGCGTCGGACCGGCCGTCGACGACGAGCTCGGGCGCGAGGTAGGAGACGGTGCCGATCAGCACGCCGCCGGTGGCCGTGTGCTGCGTGTCGGCGCTGACCGCCTTGGCCAGGCCGAAGTCGGCGACCTTGACCCGCCCGCCGTGCGCCTCGTCGGCGATGAGCACGTTCTCCGGCTTCACGTCGCGGTGGATCAGGCCCGCCCGGTGGGCGGCGGCGAGCGCGGACACGACCGGCTCGAGCAGGACGAGC is a window of Nocardioides oleivorans DNA encoding:
- a CDS encoding discoidin domain-containing protein, which encodes MPARPVAPPAQAADPVAAPVTPPAATTPATPTRRPSLPKLPGRPKRPARPERATRERPPGRRTAWDPDEELLPYEEVDGLEPDYPVHGRAWIAWVAGAALLVGLVLVLLQVFATDDEDVAADPGSTDSASVDPSGTSEPDPGSEETAPASNEGPTGTGPRIQLATGATFVVPDTAPPTQDFDGTTVAYDASQMGDGNPSTAWRTEGDATGETITVALTEPGVVYRVGLVNGYSKQVEGVDWYPNNRRILAVTWTFDDGSTLAQTFAERPGLQMLKVPPVETRTVTITLDSVTPPGTGNLGRDYTAISEVSVIGRSAD
- a CDS encoding PASTA domain-containing protein, giving the protein MRTTPADGPRAEAPTSAVPVAPAPGRTPGTSPAKSPSKVAPVATTARRRSVRGPLVLLLTVLLLAGVAGGAYWFGWARYTTTPGVLTLDEAAATSKLEDAGLDVAIGDPAYSENVDPGLVISTDPGPGGKVLSGGTVTLVLSLGPERYDVPDLAGRTEDQAQDALAATNLAFGKSVGRWSETVPEGQVIRTSPKTGTTLKPGALVDLVLSRGRKPLTIKDWTGKSYDAAKAALEGRKLQVTVTDEQYSDTVAEGDVISQDPATGTLYKGDTVSFVVSLGPELVEVPRVRAMGVEAATELLEGLGFVVETEQADNYLGLGFVFSSDPSQGDEVPKGSTITLFLI
- a CDS encoding class II 3-deoxy-7-phosphoheptulonate synthase, with product MSAIPTLEQLHALDPKQQPTYPDAGAVDTAVARLRTAPPLVFAGECDDLTEKIAAVSRGEAFLLQGGDCAETFAGVTADNVRNKLRVLLQMAVVLTYAASVPVVKLGRLAGQYAKPRSSDMETRDGVTLPAYRGDAVNGYDFTPEARIPDPQRLVEVYNNSAATLNLVRAFVTGGYADLRQVHTWNTDFVQNSPFGQRYEAVADEIERALTFMQAIGADPDEFHRVDFHSSHEALLLEYEQSLTRIDSRTDAPYNVSAHFVWIGERTRQLDGAHVELLSRIRNPIGIKLGPTTTPDDALAYAARLNPDNTPGRLTFITRFGAGKIRDGLPALVEKVTAEGLNVAWVCDPMHGNTFEASSGYKTRRFDDVIDEVQGFFDVHRSLGTWPGGVHVELTGDDVTECVGGGEEIDEAGLANRYESVCDPRLNRVQSLELSFLVAEMLRKA
- a CDS encoding DMT family transporter — protein: MTPEQTRRTTLLAALALLALAACWGSTFFLIKDMLDRVPTLDFLAVRFAIASLALLVVAPRAIGRLSPAVRRHAAVLGLLYGVAQILQTAGLAHTPASISGFVTGLYVVCTPLLAAMILRTAIPPVTWAAVALATVGLGVLALNGLSIGYGELITLASAVLYALHIVGLGAWSSAQDAIGMTTLQVIVIAVVCTTATAPDGIVLPDRTSDWVSVLYMAVIVGALGLLGQTWAQAHLPPTRSAIIMSMEPVFASFFAVWLGGENLTARLLVGGAMVLVAMLTVELAPRRVVEGEVPHIAV
- a CDS encoding metallophosphoesterase family protein codes for the protein MTRRPIGRPSGPLLALLIASVLGCSSVTPPSPSASATPGGDLPPPTLTEAPATSDPATDLERRGPRDRPPVPAAPEVPGAYRFVSAPDFLNQDVADLTADGRKSYIVEKTGQVANSTNPEYDAALDHVIGEMASHGTDDVLVAGDLVEGRWGRDDARTGVFGPVRTQAQRMRAWRRAAEVYYPAYRQRFRDHGLSTYTAVGDHEIGDDSWSSRRRDPWIDFKRRHVPQFKKIYAEQMLTRADGKRRFTDRPRRGPAQDTAYAVRLDAHVLLVTIDVFQRRGGDVHVSVDPAQLRWFKGVLRRAKQDGVPWVMVQGHTPMTGKVRTRNSSHLVYEKGTRSDLWKAMVEGGVDVYLSGEVHDQTVHQRDGILEVSHGSLFYRGEASYVVGQASADRLVLENHQFRGEVGFEDRLWTTSREGAPGHISYPYPSIVTGTLEASRTPSGGLRIDEADGILTPGL
- a CDS encoding threonine aldolase family protein, with translation MIDLRSDTLTRPTDAMREAMARAEVGDDVYGEDPTVNALQERVAAMFGHEAALFTPTGSMANVLAVASLVAPGQEVLCESSAHIARAELGAHGAISGLTMRTWTHARGQVDLPAIESMFAPDMGMYFVRTAAVSVENTGNFAGGAILPIEDLRALRAWADSVGTKVHVDGARLWNAHVATGTPLADYGRIADVLAVCLSKGLGAPVGSLMVGSADAIGEAKVRRKRMGGGMRQVGVLAAAAAYALDHHVERLADDHAHARLLGEALGLDPGDVDTNIVVVERPDAAAFVAQAADEGVRISAVGPRAVRLVTHLDVSRADAEQAAAVLSRLSAR